The Pseudanabaena yagii GIHE-NHR1 genome segment TAAGTTAGAGCCGTACCACCAAGACCTAGATTTTTCCCAACCGCAGTCTGACAAGCACTCAGTGTTAGCATATCAATTCTCTCTTTACCAGATCTAAGTGTGCGAAGATCATCAAGAGATAGAGTCTGATTCCAAAATTGAATGAACGCTCCTTTGCTCGTATTACTCAAAAACTGAGCGTGAGAAGCAATATGGACAATTCCATATTCTTTCTTGTTTTGTTGATTCTTTAAAGTTTCAATCGTAAATTTATCATCCAGAAATAAATCCCCCCCATCTGGCAAAAGTTTAGAGGTAATTACATTAGTTTCTACCTCTACATTTGGCAAAGCCGAAAATCCCTGCTTGGCTTGGGTTAATCCCATTACGAGTATTTTTGAATTACGGCGATCGGGGATTTGTAAATTTGCTAATCCCATTGATGGTACTGTTGCTGTGGCATATTTCTGAACTAGAAATTGCTTTCCATCATGCAATACTCCTATGGGAATTGCACGAAGCGGACCATTCATTACAAAGATTAACGTCTTAATATTTGTTGCTTGTAAATCTTGATCAATTGGTCGAATCAGCCAATTGTAGAGTTTTTGGGCTGGCGGTAAGTAATCCAGACTAGTAGAATCTTGAAGTGCGTCTAGTAAATCTTGGACTGTAGCCGTCAGTAAATTAGGTTGGGTAACATTGACAGCAATTTTACTGCCTTCCTTAAGGAATGACTGTTTTTGACCAATGTCTTGCAGGGGAACGCTTTTACGAATTTCCTTCCCTGAAGATGGGACGATGACAATTTCTACATGGTCATCAAAAGTATCCAGATAGATCAAAGCGGTTGGGCTACCTGTTGCTTGCTCGGAGCTTTGAATTGTCTTTTGAATAGACTCAAAATCTATCGTAGGCGTAGAAGGACAGATGCCAGCATAGCCACAAATAGCTTGCGTTTCTTGGTCGTCAATTTTGCGAAGGACAATATCTATTGGTTTCTTCGGCGTACCACTACAGATACTATTAGTAAGGCGATCACAAAGTCCCCCATCTGGAGGGAAAACTATAGGTGGTTGCGGCAACTTAGGTGGATTTGAATCAATCGGGAAATCGTACTGAGCAATACTGCGCTGTACCTCGGAATTCACACTACAAAATATAGCGATTGCAGCTATAAACCCAACTTTAACAAACAAAGAAGTTTTTTTCATAAATATCTTCTATCCAATAGTCGCAATTTATTTAGAAGGCGCATTTTGATATTTGTTTAGAATGAGATAGTTGTGCGAAGCGTACCTATCGTAATTGCATCACTGGTTGCTGTTTGGAGAGGATTGAAGACGAAGATTAAACCAGGAGTAATCGTAATATGATCTGTCAGTCGATAGCGATAGAATAGCTCAACATGGGTAGTTGTATCAGGCTGACCACCTGCACCGAAAGTAGGCAAACCAATAGCACTAGGCAGATTCCTTTCTTCTAAAGTACTGCTCGTAATTTTTGGAGGTTGTCCCACATAAATACCAGCCAGATTTCCCTGCTTAAATAAATCAGGGAAATTGAGATAAACCATCCAGTTCCTAGTGTCCACTGTCCCTGAAGTTCCAATCACTGCACTAGAAGATGTATATCCACCCCAAGTTCCTACGGTTACATAGGGATTGATCCGCCAGTTAAGGGTTGCACCAATTGCATCAGTTAAAAAGTTAAAGGCGCTAGAGGAGGTAATTACACTATCACCAATACCCGTCTTAAGAGAACCGCCATTTGTATAAGCATGAAGATAATAAAGCGCCACATCAACATTATCTGTAGGCATCAATGTAGTTTGTAAACCAGTGACATAGGAGCCACCAAATAATCCACCATCATTAGGATTCGCAGGATCGCCAGCAGCGTATACTCCCTGTAAACTGATGCGATCGCTCAACTGCCAGTCAAATCCTACACCCGCAGTTCCAGATCCCAACCCTAAAATGGGATTCCGTTGAGCAAAGGCAGATAGCGGGCCTGCTCCAGAACTTTCAAAACGGTTAGGTCCTCGGAATACAGCACTAGGACTTACTCCTGCGGCTCCGATAATTAAAGCAGCATTATCACTAACTTTAAATCTATAGGACAAATCAGAGAGTGAGAATTGATTATTACTACTGCCTTCGTAGCCAAGTAATGTATAGGCATCCCGTAAGGGCAAACCTGAGAAAAGGGATAAATTACTAGAACTCAAGCTAACTAATAAAAGATTGCGATTGGCAAAGTCAAACTGAGTGAGAAATGTTAGCCCAAGACTATAACCAAATGTTAAATTGATACCTTTGTCAGATTCATCATCAACATTACGAATACCATCTCTAGGTAAAACATCCGAAATGTTAGCAAAGCGTCCTTGTAAACCCAAGATAGCTTGCCCATAGAGTTTGGTAGTTGGGGAAAATTGCTGGGCTTCTAG includes the following:
- a CDS encoding CHAT domain-containing protein; the encoded protein is MKKTSLFVKVGFIAAIAIFCSVNSEVQRSIAQYDFPIDSNPPKLPQPPIVFPPDGGLCDRLTNSICSGTPKKPIDIVLRKIDDQETQAICGYAGICPSTPTIDFESIQKTIQSSEQATGSPTALIYLDTFDDHVEIVIVPSSGKEIRKSVPLQDIGQKQSFLKEGSKIAVNVTQPNLLTATVQDLLDALQDSTSLDYLPPAQKLYNWLIRPIDQDLQATNIKTLIFVMNGPLRAIPIGVLHDGKQFLVQKYATATVPSMGLANLQIPDRRNSKILVMGLTQAKQGFSALPNVEVETNVITSKLLPDGGDLFLDDKFTIETLKNQQNKKEYGIVHIASHAQFLSNTSKGAFIQFWNQTLSLDDLRTLRSGKERIDMLTLSACQTAVGKNLGLGGTALTYGANSVLASLWSVSDAGTTPLMLSFYNYYPKAKSKAIAIQQAQLDLLEGRVRIESGQIKGISNLPSISLSQITGDIDLKHPYFWASFILVGNWL
- a CDS encoding iron uptake porin, with translation MQIIFRLFFVAGVGLLYIGLSLMGFDKPAIAQSQLKPIKTQNLETVNAPVNTEQVTSVSQLSDVRSQDWSFTALQTLVERYGCIAGYPDRTFRGQQSISRYEFASGINACLAKINEIMATGFADKVSQADIATIKKLQEEFATELSTLRDRLDKLATKTTKLEAQQFSPTTKLYGQAILGLQGRFANISDVLPRDGIRNVDDESDKGINLTFGYSLGLTFLTQFDFANRNLLLVSLSSSNLSLFSGLPLRDAYTLLGYEGSSNNQFSLSDLSYRFKVSDNAALIIGAAGVSPSAVFRGPNRFESSGAGPLSAFAQRNPILGLGSGTAGVGFDWQLSDRISLQGVYAAGDPANPNDGGLFGGSYVTGLQTTLMPTDNVDVALYYLHAYTNGGSLKTGIGDSVITSSSAFNFLTDAIGATLNWRINPYVTVGTWGGYTSSSAVIGTSGTVDTRNWMVYLNFPDLFKQGNLAGIYVGQPPKITSSTLEERNLPSAIGLPTFGAGGQPDTTTHVELFYRYRLTDHITITPGLIFVFNPLQTATSDAITIGTLRTTISF